In Salvia miltiorrhiza cultivar Shanhuang (shh) chromosome 4, IMPLAD_Smil_shh, whole genome shotgun sequence, the DNA window GAGAGACAAATGCAACAGTGTCCAACACAATATATGACGAGAACGAGCTAGTAGTGTATCAGGTGGACAAAGTGTTACTTCCACTAAGATTTTACGTACCTCTGCCACCACCGCCTCTATCGCCACCTCCACCAAAGAAAGCTGCTCCAAAGGATTCACCGGCATATAGTGCTCCCGTGGATTCTTCCAGCACAAAATGCCAGTCCAGAAGGGTAATCCATGCAATGATCTGTGTCCTGTTAGCCTTGGCAGCAGTTCCATGATGTGCACGAGAAGAGTTGATCTGATGCTGTTGGGATGTCTGAAGTAAAAATATGTTTCATGTATCTGCAATTTTTTGGTTTATAAGATCACGAGCATTCCAGTACGTAATAGTGAATGTAATTTGATTTCCTATGCATGCTTAATCTGCAAGTTGCAAACATAAGATAATTTATTCAGCAGACAAAATGCTTACTCATAATCATCAAATACTGGCTTTACAGTTTTTTCCCCCTGAATGTGGAAAGAAGTCACTGAAAAATACAACAGCAGTAACAAGAACAGACATGGCAATACCTCAAAGAAGATTCTGCATCTGCAAATAGTTGTCAAGCTTGTATATTTTCCTGCACATTACTAGCAAAAACTACAAGATTGTTAGTGTAATCTTTCTGCACATGGCAAATGGGCATGCCTTTAGGTTACAAGAATTTCCATCAACTTCTGTAGCATGGTAGTTGGAGGAACAACACACATATGCACAACAGATCTCTGAGCTTCAGAAGTTTCCATCATCAAGATTCTATTCATGGACCAAGTGTAACTCCTCAAGAAGTTATTGATATTTTTCTTCAATCAATTGTTATAAATACAGTTTGACATTATCATTTCAAAGGGTCGACTTTCTAAGTTACAAACTTTTTTCATTGATCACCATTTAAAGAAGGTCTACAGGTTACAAAAATTGGTGAATTGCACCTATTGAGGGTTAGTAAATTGCTATATGAAGAAAATTAATGTGCCCCCATCCCCAGTATGAAAATcaggaaaatatattttcatttttcagtgAGGTTAAAATTAAAAACCTCCAAATCCACCAGGATAACCTCCTTGGAAGTGGAAGGTAAATTGTTGCCCCCCTCCTCCAAAAAGATTAAAGCCTCCACCACCTTTATTCATCCCCATGCCATCAATATCTTCACCACTGTCATATCTTGTGCGCTTATCCTCATACCCCAAAATCTGCATGTTAAAAAATCATCAGATCTTCGTAACATTAAATTAAGAAAAGCATTGGGCATCAATGCTATCCCCACAGGCTAAAAATGAGTTGAAACAGTAAAGAGTTTTCAAGAAGATgataatgacaaaaaaaattgcaaGCAGAAAGCAAGGTAACATGGCGAAAATAATCAACAATATTAGTACCCGCTCTTCAGTCCGAGTGGTTAATAATGCATGTAAGTATGATGATATTAGGATATGTAGCCCTTTTATGTGGATCATTATTATCAGTATCACTTCTAGTCATTACAGTGGTAAAGTAGCTCCAGGGTGGGGAACGACTCCATTGATAGAAATTTAGACAATGGACCAAACCAAGTGCTGACAGAAGTGAACATCACTAGTGCAAAAACAAAATAGCTATAAAGAAGTACAGTCtgagtaataaaaaaaataagagaaattGTACCACATTGGGTGTGAAGCATCCACAAACAAACATATCCAGCTATGCTTTTTCGATCAAATGGAAATCAATACTTGGAAGTTGGAAGTGTTGATCAAACAAAACTTTCCGGAGAAGTAAAACTTCTGAAAACGTGACATAGCCTAAGCCCTTGGAATCGAGCAGCGcctacaaatattaaatttgatAGTTCTAGCTTAGGAAGTAAACGACAAACCCGAGGTGACTTCTCTGCTGCTGATCTTAGGTCAGCCACAGCTCCTTCCCAATCTTCAACTAAAAGCTTCGCCTCACCTCTCTAGAAAAATTGGTCAAAAATCCAAACAGAAAACGTGAAAAAATTAGACCGACTATCAAGTGCAATAGTGCTGCTTCAGACAGCAGTCGCTGGAAAGCTTTCTAACAagacttcaaaatttaattagaaGATAACAGAAGATGCATACCTGGACTAGTGCTTCAACTAAATCTCCATCAATTTCAAGTGCTTCTGTGCAACTTGTCACAGCATCGTCTCCCCTACCAAGTTTCACCTGAACCTTACATAATCCAAGGTAAAGATGCACATTATGAGCAGAATGGCTCGGGTCCAAGGCAAGAGCAGCTTTATATTCCTCTATGGCCAATCGTATCTTACCATTGCTTGCATTATCATCTGCCTGCATGAGGTATACCATTATCTAGTTTCAAGATGGAATTAACGTAACACCATCTTAATGTGGAATAatcaaaatgaataaataaccaCTTAcacttttagtttttttaaggAGTTTTTTCAATCCAAAATATGATCTCTTCAGTTCCCCATGCTCAGGGCAAGACGAAGTCCCTTTTGGTAATGTCTAAGTAAGAAATACATGAGATGGGAAAAAAGATAGATAAGACTTCAGAGCAACATTCAACGTCTCATTTTGCAATATTTACTATCTTAATACCCCTGGAATGGAAAAGAAGCAAATGAGACTTCACGTAATCTGGGGGAAGCAAACACAATCAGACAATTTCtcgtatttttttaaaatttcataattattttatcagaaattcatttaatatataataagtacAAATGCTGCCTCAAATATCTGATAATAACTTCTTACTGAAGCTTTCACGTTTTTCGGTTTATTAATTGGGGTTCCATTGAGTTTGAGTTCAAGAAAATTTTTCAACACTTTGGTACCATGCTAATGAACGTCTCACCTAATAGCCAAAGCCAATAGACGGGCAATGCTTAATTTATACTAACTGCTACACGGATGTATAGTCTAATAAACAAAAAAGTAACTTATAACCCTTCCATTCATGACCAGATCACCTGCTTTCTGTTTGGCCTCTCCTAAAAGGGAGAGAACAAAGCGGAGTTTGGCAATATATCACAATCAATTAACCATATAATGAGAAGGTTACTTTCAGCTTTGGAGGCCTTGAGCTCTTCCATGACTTAATGCTCTAAACCTCCAGCTGGTAGTCTGCTCAGACCAGAACAAGTGTAGCTGCTGCCCTTTTCATGTAACTCAGTGGCTGAAACAAATGCATGTAACTCTTAGTAATCACTATCTTATCAGCTCTGGGGTGTGCGATTTCACACTGCCTTGTACTGTAAAGGTATATTAATAAAAGGttattttcataatcaacaaACACCCAAAAATATTAAACTAAGATCATGGAATAAAATCTTAAAAGGAACACATGAAATACCTATACATGTTCCTATCTGAACTTTGCAGActtctttctattttttgttcAGATTTTGTGATCCTTTGAATCATGTGTAATATACTATTGTACTTGCCTAGGCTTTCTTCTTCGTTGTATTTTTGTATAGGCAATGTATTCGATAGATTTTGGGTGCCTTGTCTAAGGTCTCCCCCACCCCCTGCCCCTGTCTCACTTGAGATTGGGTGTTTTGTGGCATTTGTCTTCCCCTTGGGTATGCTGAGGTATTTGTGTATACACACTttttcgataaaaaaaaaaattatgaacttaGCAGTAACAATCTCTGTCCCAGATACAGCTTCAATGAAGAGCAGTTTAGTGACAAATATTTGTTAAGTGAAGATGAATTTTTCCTCTGACAGTGTCCTTATATTGTTTGGCCAATGACAAAATATACAGACTTTTTTTTCGATACCACACACACTCGAGGAAAGATCCTTAAATTAAAGTTCAGATTAAAAGCAGCAAGATGGAACCTGCACAGTTGACATAGAATGGATGCCCGATGCCGATATGCTTCTGCGAGTGCTGGATTTGCCTCTATAGCAGCATTAAGTTTAGAAAGGGCCTCACTGTATTTCTTCGCTCAGTACTAAAAAATTagataacataatttattatcaaaaattcaaagttcaatttaaaattaatttcaaattaatttgatgataattttataacataattttgagtacccaaaattttaaatatatctcattaattatagactttatatatactaaaaaaatttaGGCAATATAACTTATtgtcaaatttataatatattaaaacttcaaagttcaaatcgaaatataaaattatgctgACAATGTCAGTTACTGATTTATTGTTCTAAAAAGAGcttctcaaatttaaaattgttgaaaacgTATTTGAGATCGTCAATGTCCCTAAAgatattgaatgatttgacaatatctatatacatatataaaagctcgatcactttcaaaaatagtaaattatattttcctgCCGAAAATCACactactatttttgaaaatagttttttctttctaattttttttatcaatctactctagataataataataataataataataataataataataataataataataataatataaaattcatacaaaaaggtactaaaaatttaataaatgtaaattatatttttaagatatatatatatatatatatatatatatatatatatatatatatatagggttaggttatattgagaagctcaaatgtgttgagaagttgagaagcaatctaatagatgaacatgccaattagtttttatgaacacgagtttgatctggggttcgatccttgtcagtgacgtattttttaacaaattaaatagatttgtatgttcgtcagttatatttggtatgttcaaagaatttattgatctagtgtctaattaccatgttcatcaaaatgtactaacatgttcatctattacattgcttctcaacttctcaacacatttgagcttctcaattgaaccactccctatatatatatatatatatatatatatatatatatatatatatatatatatatatatatagggtagggttaatataaaaacccctcttaagatgaaaactaggaaccaatttaaagccattgatttaaataaaatagagggctgagattaaactatagatgcacaatttcgattgcatagatgcatagtttcaattgcatagatgcacaatttcgatttgcttgagtattttgcattgttggtttcaattgcataaattgcatattttttaagtacacagtaaaatataatagatgcacagtttcttttgttgactaaatcataaccattagatctaatatttaaaaggtcgaGATtacaattgcataaattgcatattttttaagtacacagtaaaatataatagatgcacagtttcttttgttgactaaatcctaaccattagatctaatatttaaaaggtcgagattaggttcctagttctcattttaacagaggttttgaTTAGAAcatcttcctatatatatatatatatatatatatatatatatatatagggtgtggttctagagagaagtacattatttgtgagaacggaagaaccatcaaatctaatgcatccactgtaaaaattaatgcattcgctgttaaaattaatgcactaaaaaaataaaaataaatgctcccttcaggattcgaatccaggatctgcattcatccaacaagatgatgcatccaccgtagatcttgatgatcgaatggctgaaaatggttctccggtctttttttatttatgattttttcttgaacctctccctatatatatatatatatatatatatatatatatatatatatatatatatatattctacgAACACTTCATTGACGATATGCAGATCTGCAAATTCGGCGCGGCGCGGCGGTCGCCACAACGAGCGTTCTACCATCGTCGTCTTCATCGACTTCACCCTGACGACGCCGGGGCAGCACGGCCTCGAGAATCCCTCCACCTACGACGCCGGCGGAGCagcaggaggaggaagaggaaatGGAGGCGATAGGGGAGGGAGGCGGTGGAAGGGAGAATGGAGGGGATGGCGGCGGAGCACAAGCGGCGATGGCGATGTCAGATCTGgaaaagggaggcggcggctatgtgggagagaaagagagcgtGAATttgggaaagagagagagagcgtgactAATGGAAAAGAGAGAGATATACTGTGagttggaagagagagaaagaaaatacaAATGACAAACCTaacctttattatataaaataaatgaaataaaatcataattaagggttaaattatcacccttagattaagcaagatcaaCGCGcaagatttggtctttattctttatctaagggagtggtctccattgaactctcccctatatatatataattatttatctataaaatttactccctccgtccacgaaagaacttcctatctttcctttttgggacgtccacaaaagaacttcctacctatttttggactataccccaccacttataatcctcttacttttcacttttcacaactctcaatattaattataacacattttcaccactcccaatacactcaactactttTTATtcattctcaatacactcaataatatttttacttAAAACTCGTACCACtctctcctaggaagttctttcatggacggagggagtatattttaagcTAAACTAAAAATTCCATTTCGATTTCTATTTTCCACCACTACTCCAACGCTTCATTTGATTCACCGACTGCAAACTACGCTTCTGTTTCTTAAGGTTCAGCACACGACGCCGTTTCGCCATCTCCGAAAGCCACGCTCAATCCCGATGGCGGAGCAAACGGAGAAGCAGGCGCAATCCACCCCGCCGTACATGAAGGCGGTGTCCGGATCATTCGGCGGCGTAGTCGAGGCCTCGTGCCTGCAGCCAATCGACGTCATCAAAACCCGGCTCCAGCTGGACCGGACCGGCTCGTACAAGGGGATTGCCAACTGCGGCACCACCATCATCCGAAACGAAGGCGTCCGCGCATTGTGGAAGGGATTAACTCCCTTCTCTACGCATTTGACGCTCAAATACGCGCTGCGGATGGGGTCGAATGCGTACCTGCAGTCGGCGTTCAAGGACTCGCAGACAGGGGAGCTCAGCCACCATGGGAGATTGTTCTCCGGATTCGGTGCGGGAGTGCTCGAAGCTCTCGCTATCGTCACTCCGTTTGAGGTTAGTGAGTTTGATTTTTCGTATCGTGTGTTGATTGGAATTGGATTATCGTCGATTTGACTGTTCCTTTTGTTGATTTGACTTCTTTGACCTCGAATTACTTGGAGATTAGCCTGTTGGTGATTGTCTGGTCCTGTTTAATTGTGCTGAGAACTCGAAGGATTTTGAATCTTATGGCATTTTCCTTGAATTGAAAGAAGTCGTGGTGATTGAATGCTTATTACTGAGGTTGATGTTTGCCCTCTATCTCTGTAGAGAATGACTGTTCGAGGATAAGCATGAATTCCTCTATCTTTTgcagcttatggtagattggtAGTTTATCTTTTGTTGCTGCAAATGATGTGTTTTCATTCCGTCATAGGCATAGCCATGGGTTTCTCTTTCTCTGTGTTCTTCAAATGCAGCTAAGATTCTCTGAGAATTTTACTAAATCTAACAAGTGGTTAATTTATTGTAACTGGTTGTTTATGATCATTGAAAAATCTACTGTGTGGTGATCTCCTTCTTCCATTAACAAATGACTGAATATCTATCTAGTGTTGTGAATATCATCGTCTGCTTCAGCCCGTCCTGCCCTTTCTCATGCTTGGTTTGTGGTGCTCCTGTCTTTCAAATTCTACCTATTAGTTTGTTTTTCCATGAGTTGTAATGTAGCACGAGGTGAGCATCTAAGTTTGTTCATTCAAACTAGTTCTTGATCACTAGAAAAGTTGAATGAACTCGTACAAATGCAGGTGGTGAAAATCAGACTGCAGCAGCAGAGAGGATTGAGTCCTGAGCTTTTCAAGTACAAGGGACCTGTACATTGTGCTCGTATGATTGTCCGGGAAGAAGGCTTGTTTGGTCTGTGGGCTGGAGCTGCCCCAACCGTGATGCGTAATGGAACAAACCAGGCTGCTATGTTTAGTGCTAAAAATGCATTTGACGGGTTATTGTGGAGCAAACACGAAGGTGATGGCAAAGTTCTTCTGCCTTGGCAGTCTATGATATCGGGATttctggctggaactgctggtCCAGTATGCACCGGTCCCTTTGATGTCGTGAAAACAAGGCTCATGGCTCAGAGCAAATCAAGTGGGCTGAAATACAGAGGTATGTTTCATGCTATCACAACAATATATGCTGAGGAAGGAATTCTTGCATTGTGGAAAGGGCTATTGCCTCGGTTGATGAGGATCCCGCCTGGGCAGGCCATCATGTGGGCTGTGGCTGATCAGATAACTGGATTGTACGAGAGGAGATACCTACATAATGCATCCTTATAGCCTTGAACGATCCCTTATAGCCTTGGATGCGCGTAGTGACTTATTTTGGTAACTTGAAATTTTAGAGTTTTTGATGCCCTTTATAGATTGTTTAGAACTGAAGAGTTATTTAGCTGGCAGATCCATTTTTATCTTTAGCTTTGAACTTGCTCATTTTGTAGGCTAGTATCTTTCATCTATATTTTGAGAGCAATTGTGAAATTGTTGGTGGTTTGAATTTTGATTCATTGAAGTATGTAATCCATCTTCTGAAATTCTAATAAATTGGATGATTGTTCAATGATTGAAAAATTGATCATTGTTGATGTTTATATTCTTATCATGTATTGGTTTAGCTTGTTCTTGCTACTATTATCAATAtcaaattaatctttttttttgtttgtttgattttCCCATCTGTATTAAGTTTGTTCTGCGAGTTACGGATAATTATCAATACACAAAAACTTGCGTACACCCGGGTCGTACCCTGCCCAATTCTTACCTGCGCCTAACCCGGATGCGCctaaaattttaagaaaaatggttgAAATCCTATTCACTTATCAgtcatctttctctctcttctctgaATCTCAAAACAGACGACACTCCTTTTTTTCCTCGAAATCTATGTCGCCGCCGGTTAGCCGGTCTCCTCCGCCGAGAATTTTCTCCAATCAATTGTTATAAATACAGTTTGACATTATCATTTCAACGGCTCGACTTTCTAAGTTACAAACTTTTTTCATTGATAACCATTTAGAGAAGGCCTACAGGTTACAAGAATTGGTGAATTGCACCTATTGAGGGTTAGTAAATTGCTATATGAAGAAAATTAATGTGCACCCATCCTCACTAAGAAAATCcggaaaatatattttcatttttcagtgAGGTTAAAATTAAAAACCTCAAAATCCACCAGGATAACCTCCTTGGAAGTGGAAGGTAAATTGTTGGCCCCCTCCTCCAAAAGGATTAAAGCCTCCACCACCCATATTCATCCCCATGCCATCAATATCTTCACCACTGTCATATCTTGTGCGCTTATCCTCATCCCCCAAAATCTGCATGTTAAAAAATCATCAGATCTTCGTAACATTAAATTAAGAAAAGCATTGGGCATCAATGCTATCCCCACAGGCTAAAAATGAGTTGAAACAGTAAAGAGTTTTCAAGAAGATgataatgacaaaaaaaattgcaaactGAAAGCAAGGTAACATGGGGAAAATAATCAACAATATTAGTAGCTTCTCTGCAGTCCGAGTGGTTAATAATGCACGTAAGTATGATGATATTAGGATATGTGGCCCTTTTTATGTGGATCATTATTATCAGTATCACTTCTAGTCATTACAGTGGTAAAGTAATATCACAAATAACCTAATAGAAGCCAACCTCATATGCAGCTGCTA includes these proteins:
- the LOC131020564 gene encoding dnaJ protein P58IPK homolog A-like isoform X2 codes for the protein MIMQAMVKLGRGDDAVTSCTEALEIDGDLVEALVQRGEAKLLVEDWEGAVADLRSAAEKSPRILGYEDKRTRYDSGEDIDGMGMNKGGGGFNLFGGGGQQFTFHFQGGYPGGFGGF
- the LOC131020564 gene encoding dnaJ protein P58IPK homolog isoform X1, whose translation is MIMQAMVQVKLGRGDDAVTSCTEALEIDGDLVEALVQRGEAKLLVEDWEGAVADLRSAAEKSPRILGYEDKRTRYDSGEDIDGMGMNKGGGGFNLFGGGGQQFTFHFQGGYPGGFGGF
- the LOC131020564 gene encoding dnaJ protein P58IPK homolog A-like isoform X3; translated protein: MIMQAMVQVKLGRGDDAVTSCTEALEIDGDLVEALVQRGEAKLLVEDWEGAVADLRSAAEKSPRALLDSKGLGYVTFSEVLLLRKVLFDQHFQLPSIDFHLIEKA
- the LOC131020558 gene encoding mitochondrial succinate-fumarate transporter 1, with product MAEQTEKQAQSTPPYMKAVSGSFGGVVEASCLQPIDVIKTRLQLDRTGSYKGIANCGTTIIRNEGVRALWKGLTPFSTHLTLKYALRMGSNAYLQSAFKDSQTGELSHHGRLFSGFGAGVLEALAIVTPFEVVKIRLQQQRGLSPELFKYKGPVHCARMIVREEGLFGLWAGAAPTVMRNGTNQAAMFSAKNAFDGLLWSKHEGDGKVLLPWQSMISGFLAGTAGPVCTGPFDVVKTRLMAQSKSSGLKYRGMFHAITTIYAEEGILALWKGLLPRLMRIPPGQAIMWAVADQITGLYERRYLHNASL